In Longimicrobiaceae bacterium, the sequence GGTCGGGAAGCCGCATCGGCACCAGGTCCACCCGCAGGCCATCCATCCGGCGCTGCACCCGTACGCTCTCGAGGTCACCGAGAGGGATCTGCTGCAGGTCATGCGCGGTCGCGCCGAGCGGAACGATCTCGAATCCGTCCAGGTAGACGCGGACGCGACCGCCGGCACCCCCCAGCGTGGAGATACCCACCGGTTGACCGAAATCGCCCAACCTCAGGGCATGGAACCCGGGCACCTGCCGTAGCAGGTCCAGCAGGGAGAGGGAGTGATAGCGAAGCAACTCCTCGCGGTTCCACTCTCGCCTGCCGGTGCTCCAGCCGGAGAGTCCGGTGCGTCGGTAGCGGGGGAACTGCGGAACCGCCACGAGCGAGTCCTGGGCGAGGGAATCGTCGGGAACGGTGTCCCGCGCCATCGCCTCCGGCGGGATCTGCACCTGCACCGTATCGACCCCGGCCGTGTCCGGCGCGGCGATCGGTGGCTGCGCCTGCTCCGGCTGGGGGATGCCCTGGACGGGCACGGTGTCCGCGGGCGCGGTATCCGGGGGGACGGTGTCGGGCACCTGGGCCTCCAGTCCCCTCGGCGCGGCGACGAGGAACAAAACGACGAGCCAGCTCCAGAAATAGGGGCCGGCTCGCCGGGCGAAGCGGACGACGGTCATCTCACGGCGTACGCGCGCGAACCCATTCGACGAACAGCCGGGTGGGCGCGCCGGTGGCGCCCTTCACCTGGTAGGAGAGCTTGCCGTCGCCGTAGGCGGTGCCCGCGATATCCAGGTGAACCCAGGGGAAATCGCCGACGAACTCGCGCAGGAACCAGGCGGCCGTGATGGTACCCGCCGGACGCCCCCCCGAGTTCTTCAAATCGGCGTAGTCGGACTTGATCTGCTCGCGATACTCCTCGAACATCGGCAGGCGCCACACTCGCTGGCCGACTCGCTCTCCCGCCGCCTCGACCTCCTTCAGGAGCTCCTCATCGTTGCCCATGGCCCCGCTGGCGTGGTGTCCCAGCGCGATCACGCAGGCACCGGTAAGGGTGGCCGCGTCCACCACCGCAGCGGGCTCGAAGCGACGCAGGTAGGAGAGCGCGTCGGCGAGGATGAGGCGCCCTTCGGCGTCGGTGTTGACCACCTCGATGGTCTTGCCCAGGTGGCTCCGGAGGATGTCTCCCGGCTTCATCGAGGAGCCGGAAAGGAGGTTCTCGCTCGACGGGACCACGCCGACCACGTTGGCGGGCAGATCGAGCTCGCCGATCGCCTGCATTGCCCCGAGCACGGCCGCTCCCCCGCACATGTCAAACTTCATCTCCTCCATCCCCGCAGCCGGCTTGATGGAGATGCCCCCCGCGTCGAAGGTCAGTCCCTTCCCCAGCAGCACCAGCGGCTTCCCGTCGGGCGGACCCTTACGGTGCTCCAGCACGATCAGCCGCGGCTCCGCATCCGATCCGCGCGACACGGCGAGGAGTGCGTGCATCCCTTCCTTCTCCAGCTCGGCCGGCCCGAGAATGGTGACCTTCATCCCGTAATCGCCGGCGATGCGCTCCGCCTCGCGAGCGAGGTATTCGGGAGTCACCACATTTCCCGGCAGGTTGCCGAGCGTGCGGGCGAGGTTCTCCCCGCGGGCGAGGGTCGCGCCCACGCGAGCGCCCTCCTCGATCGCCGGGATCTTGTCGGCGCTTTCCTCCAGCACGGTGAAGGCCTGCACGTGAACGGGGGCTTCGCCGTTGTCCTCCTCCTTCTTCGACTTCAGCTCGTCGAAGACGTAGGCGCCAAGGACCGCGCCCTCCGCCACCGCGCGGCCGGCCTCGGCGGCCGCGATCGGCGAAGTGGCGAGCTCCGCGTGGTGCAGCGTGGAGGCGAGGTTGGCGAGCCGCAGCCTGGCCGCCTGCTTTACGGCCGTGGCCGCGGCGCGGCGCAGTCGCTCGGTGTCCAGCTCCGCCGCCTTACCCGCGCCGACGAGCAGCACCCGCTCAGCGCCGATAGCTCCCGCCGGAGGATAGACCATCGCCGTCTCGCACAGCTTGCCGCGAAAGTCTCCCCGCTGGATCAGGCGCGACATCTGGCCGCCCAACCGCTCGTCCAGCCGCGCAGCCGGGCCGACCAGGTCGTTGGCACCTTCCAACACCATGACGGCGAGGAGCGGCGTCTCGAACGCGGTGACGTCAGTACGGGCGACGGAGATCTTCATTGAATGCCTGCGGTATCCCGCGGTGCCGGGGTGAGGGCAGAGCGTGGTGCCTCCGGAGAATGCGCGCGGGGCGTGACGACGTGCCACGCCCCGGCAAAAGGCTTCCTGCGGATCAGCGCTGGTCGATGGGCTGAACCCGCAGGCCGCGCGGCCCCGTGTACTGCGCTTTGGGGCGGATCAACCGGTTGTTCGCGTACTGCTCGAAGAGGTGCGCGGTCCACCCGGTAACCCGCGACATCGCGAAGATGGGGGTGAACAGGTCCTTGTCGATTCCGAGGGTGGTGTAGACCGAGGCGGAGAAGAAGTCGACGTTCGGATAGATCTTCTTGCCGCGTGCCTCCATCTCCCTGGCCATCGCCGCGCGCACGCGGTCTGACAGATCGAGCCAGCGCGTTTCCCCCGCCCCCTGCATGATCGTGTCGGCGAGCTCACGCAACACGATGGCGCGCGGGTCCACCGCCTTGTAGACGCGGTGACCGAAGCCCATCACCCGCTCCTTGCGCTCCAGCGCCTCGTGCACCCACTGCTCCGGATCCTGACCGCTGGCGTCGATCGCCTCCAGCGTCTCCATCACACGCGTGTTGGCGCCACCGTGAAGCGGCCCCTTGAGCGTGCCGATCGCGGAGGTGATGGCGGAGTAGATGTCGGACAGGGTGGCGGCGGTGACGCGGGCGGAGAAGGTGGAGGCATTCATGCCGTGCTCGGCGTGGAGCGTGAGCGCCGCGTCGAAGGTACGCACGCGGAGCTCGTCGGCCTCCTCCCCGGTGAGCATGTACAGGAAGTTTGCGGCGGTATTGAGATCCGCTCGGGGAGCGACCACCGGCTTCTGCTTCCGCGCGCGATCGAAGGTCGCGACGATGGTGGGCATCTTCGCCGTGAGCTTGATTGCCTTCCGGCGATTCGCCTCGTCCGAGTTGTCGTTGGCCTCGGGGTCGTACAGGGCGAGGGCGGACACCGCGGTGCGCAGCGCCGCCATGGCGTCGCTGTCGGCGGGGAACCCCTGGATCAGCTGGAGGATCGGCGCCGGAAGCTCACGCTCGGCAACCAGCTGCTGGTTGAGCCTGTTCAGCTCGTCGCGGTTAGGAAGCTTCCCGTTCCACAGGAGGTAGGTGACTTCTTCGAAGGTCGCATTACGGGCAAGGTCGGCGATGTCGTAGCCGGCGTAGATCAGCTCGCCCTTTTCGCCATCGATCGCACTCAAACCGGTCTCAGCGACAACGACACCTTCGAGCCCGCTGTTCAGCATGTCTTCTTCCTTTAGCCCGAGTCATGTTTTCCTCCGGCGGACGGGGCCTGTTGTCGTGCCACCGGGGTCCCTCCGCGGGTGCGTGAGTATAAGCCACCCCCCATTGGCAGGCAAGGGAAAATCCGGGCTTTCGGAAGCGTGATCAGCTCTCCAGGGTGCGCTGGCAGTCGGCGCAGAGGGTCGTCTCCGGAAGGACGCGGAGGCGCTCGTAGCCGATGTCGCCGCCGCACCGCTCGCAGCGGCCAAACGCTTCGGGATCCGAGTAGAGCCGTCGGAGCGCCTCATCGATCTGGTAGAGGCGCTCCCCTTCCTTGCTCGCCAGTAAGAATTGCTGCTCTCGCTCCATCGCCTCGGAGCCGATATCCGCCATGTGAAAGCGATAGATGCTCAGCTCTCCGGAGTCGTCGCGGAGGTTGTCCGCGTTGGCCTTCTGGAAATCGCCGATCGCCTCGAGCGCGCGCTCCCGCTCTCGTAGCAGCAACTGCTCGATCGTCTGTCGTTCCTCTGGGGTCAACATGCTGGGGTCAACATCGCTCCCTGGTCACTCGACTCCGTGGATCCCCTGCGGGGCACTGTCAGAATGCTTCAAGGAGCATGCCCCGTGAGGACCGATCGGCCCAAGCGCGAGAGCCCCGACGACGCGCAGTCGTCGGGGCTCTCGTTCATGCCGGGAGGGGGACTCGAACCCCCATGCCTTGCGGCGCTCGATTTTGAGTCGAGTGCGTCTACCGGTTCCGCCATCCCGGCCCGCCTTACTTGTTCGGCGGTAAGCTGAAAAAGATAACCGGGTGAACGGCCCAGTTCAAGCAATCAGCAGGAGTATTCGCCGCAGGGAGCGCGCGCTTCGGCGGGGATCGCGGGCTCGGGCATTCCCTGGCCGTCGGCGAGCTGCAGCGCATACACGGCCGCCTGCACCGCCCGCAGCGGCGTCCCGTGCATCAGCTCCTCGCGGGCACTGCGCACCAGATGCTCGATCCGCTCGGCGTGCGGCCCGTCCTTTCCTCGCTCCCCGAGTGATGCGACCGCCCGATCGAGCACCCGCAGCGCCACCCCCTGGGGTGACCATTCGCGCACCCGGTCCGCGGCCCGCGTCAGCAGCAGCGCCGCCGTGCGGGCATCTCCCCGCAGGTACGCGTCGCGGGCGCTCTCGCGCTCACGCGCGACGAGCTCTACGGCGAAGGCAAGCTCGGGGGCCCGCTGCAGGTCGACCTCGGACCGAACCGTACGGTCCCACTCCTCGAGAGCGGCCACCGCCGACAGGAAGGGGCGGGGTCCGGGATCGCTGGTCATGGAGCGCACCGCGCGCGCCGCGGCCTCCGCGAGCAGCTCCTGCGCCCGCTGCGAGTCCCCCTCGATCCGGGCGCGGGCCGCCTCACTCTCCAGCGCCGCGACCTCCGGAGCCGCCGTCGGATCCTTCCCGTACGCCAGCCAGCTAGCCGCGGTGGGGAGATCGCTCGGCGCCACCACCGCCGTCCACAGCTGACCATCCGCTTCGAGTTGGAACGAGTCAGTGCCGGTGGGAAGATCCTTGCAACCAGCCGTCACGCTCACAGCGAGACAGATCGAAACGGCGCATGCCGACCGGTGGGAGAAAAGCGGGATCATGCGTGCCGGGATGTGAACACGACAACGAAGGGGGATGGTGAAAGAATATCGGCTCGTCCTGCCGTGCGTCAAGCTACTCTTCCGCGACTTGACAGCGATTCCGCTCGATCCCTACCTTGAACCTTCAAGCCCGACCGCCTCTTAGCATCCGATTACAGCCCGTTCAGGCGGGACCAACACACCCGGATAGCTACGCATCACAGCGGTACCTTTTCCGCTGGCGCTGGAGGCGCCGCGTTTTTTTTCGCCCGGAACGGCCCCCGATTATGTCCCAAGGCCGCACCGCCTACGACGCGAAGCTGGAGAGCATTCTTCGGGCCGCAGCCGTCGTCTTCGCTGAGAAAGGCTACCACCAGGCGAGCATTCGTGACATCGCCCGGGCCACCGGTGTCAGCCTCGCCGGGCTCTACTACTACTTTCAGAGCAAGGAAGAGCTGCTCTTCCTGATCCAGCACCACGCCATGAGTCGGCTCATCGCGGGCCTGGAGCCCCGACTCCGTTACGCCCGTGACCCGCGCGAGAAGCTCCGCATCCTTATAGATAACCATCTCCGCTTCTTCGTTGACAACATGGCGGAGATGAAGGTGCTCTCGCACGAGGCCAAGTCGCTCACCGGCGAGTTCCGGTCCCACGTCGAGTCGCAGAAGCGGCAACTGACCAACATCGCCCGCCAGATCCTTCGCGAGGTGGAGCCGAACAGCACCCTCGATGAGAGAGTCTCGGCGTTCGCCCTGTTCGGGATGATGAACTGGCTGTACGTCTGGTACCGCCCCGGCCGTGACGCCGACGTGAACCGGCTGGTGCACGACATGACCGAGATCTTCATGGGCGGCTTCGTGC encodes:
- a CDS encoding TetR/AcrR family transcriptional regulator, which encodes MSQGRTAYDAKLESILRAAAVVFAEKGYHQASIRDIARATGVSLAGLYYYFQSKEELLFLIQHHAMSRLIAGLEPRLRYARDPREKLRILIDNHLRFFVDNMAEMKVLSHEAKSLTGEFRSHVESQKRQLTNIARQILREVEPNSTLDERVSAFALFGMMNWLYVWYRPGRDADVNRLVHDMTEIFMGGFVRSRGRNPELQLAVGTG
- a CDS encoding TraR/DksA C4-type zinc finger protein, whose translation is MLTPEERQTIEQLLLRERERALEAIGDFQKANADNLRDDSGELSIYRFHMADIGSEAMEREQQFLLASKEGERLYQIDEALRRLYSDPEAFGRCERCGGDIGYERLRVLPETTLCADCQRTLES
- a CDS encoding leucyl aminopeptidase; the protein is MKISVARTDVTAFETPLLAVMVLEGANDLVGPAARLDERLGGQMSRLIQRGDFRGKLCETAMVYPPAGAIGAERVLLVGAGKAAELDTERLRRAAATAVKQAARLRLANLASTLHHAELATSPIAAAEAGRAVAEGAVLGAYVFDELKSKKEEDNGEAPVHVQAFTVLEESADKIPAIEEGARVGATLARGENLARTLGNLPGNVVTPEYLAREAERIAGDYGMKVTILGPAELEKEGMHALLAVSRGSDAEPRLIVLEHRKGPPDGKPLVLLGKGLTFDAGGISIKPAAGMEEMKFDMCGGAAVLGAMQAIGELDLPANVVGVVPSSENLLSGSSMKPGDILRSHLGKTIEVVNTDAEGRLILADALSYLRRFEPAAVVDAATLTGACVIALGHHASGAMGNDEELLKEVEAAGERVGQRVWRLPMFEEYREQIKSDYADLKNSGGRPAGTITAAWFLREFVGDFPWVHLDIAGTAYGDGKLSYQVKGATGAPTRLFVEWVRARTP
- a CDS encoding citrate/2-methylcitrate synthase; amino-acid sequence: MLNSGLEGVVVAETGLSAIDGEKGELIYAGYDIADLARNATFEEVTYLLWNGKLPNRDELNRLNQQLVAERELPAPILQLIQGFPADSDAMAALRTAVSALALYDPEANDNSDEANRRKAIKLTAKMPTIVATFDRARKQKPVVAPRADLNTAANFLYMLTGEEADELRVRTFDAALTLHAEHGMNASTFSARVTAATLSDIYSAITSAIGTLKGPLHGGANTRVMETLEAIDASGQDPEQWVHEALERKERVMGFGHRVYKAVDPRAIVLRELADTIMQGAGETRWLDLSDRVRAAMAREMEARGKKIYPNVDFFSASVYTTLGIDKDLFTPIFAMSRVTGWTAHLFEQYANNRLIRPKAQYTGPRGLRVQPIDQR